Within Oryzias melastigma strain HK-1 linkage group LG23, ASM292280v2, whole genome shotgun sequence, the genomic segment CAGTGAGAAATGagtgtttgttctttgttttagatAGTTTTATAGTCGttgattaaactgttttaatgtagtttttaaaacttgataccGTAGCAGCATTTTTCATTCCTACGCtctatttattatatttattaactCCATACACTGAAACACATCGTTCTTTTAGCAGAATTCTGTGTTCTggtttaacaaatatttcatgtccttttagattaaatttactttttattttcatgcatCTTTTCATTGAATTAGGAGGAAGatatttcatatttactttatacataaatgtcaaaatattaacGTTTATAAGATCGTaaagttttaatagttttaatttaataaataatggattagaCGGTCCCTATAATtactttttgtaataattcttattgcttttttttgcaatatgtagATTGGATGAATGTATGTTTTATAAGTTGTACCCCAAATTTCTACACAGTCGTTCAGGTATGGAATAATCAAGGAATTATATAATAGATATAATGAATTACTGTCTAAGAACCATTTTACTTTGTGTAATACTGCAATtgcttttgctattttggatttCACTTTGTTCACTTGTGATTTCCAAGATAGCTTTTCGTCTATAATAACTCCTAAAAATGTTACTTCTTTTACTCTTCTGATATTAATATTATCTCTGTTTAATTCAACtgtattgtttgtatttctactactaaatatcataaaatatcACAATTTATTGATACTTTATTTCCGTCAAACCACGCTCTAATTTTTCCTAACTCAGTCTGACCACCTCTATCATATGTTCAGTATTGTCTCCCGTATAATAAAAAGTCGTGTCGTCTGCAAATACAATGGAATTCATTTTTGGGATATTGAGCTTAAATCGTTTATATAGATGATAAATAGTTTGGGGCCGAGGACTGACCCTTGAGGTACACCACAGGTGATATGAGATCAATTAGATTTGGTGTTATCTGTACGTATTGTTGTGGATCTTTAGCATTAGATAGATCCACTGTAGGCCCAGTCCTTTGATACCTGCTACGTTTTTACAGGAGAACCTGGTGATTGATTGAGTCAAATGCTTTCCTGAGGTCTATCAAAATGCTAACGAGATGGTTCTTTTTGTCAATTGCTTCCGATATTTCTTCTGTCCGTTCCATTAGTGCCGTTGTTGTTGAATGTTTGCTCTAAACCGTATTGACTGTTACGTAGACATAGTCTGTCTACATGTCATGTTTCTGGTATTCTGGAGAACCGGGAAAGCAGAGATATTGGGCTGTAGttggaaaaacatgtttgtctcCATTGTTGTGGAGTGGTAAGGACTCCTAGTGTAAATGTGCAGACACCAGATCCACACCTGGAtcgggtcagaggtcacagacATCTGAGTTTGGACCTGTTAAAGTCCTCCAGCACACCTGATCCACTCTTACCCAAAATGCTCAGTGTGtctgtggatttgaacccatgactATCAGatcagggcagacactccacACTGGTCCGCTGAACTGAGTGGACTCAGTGCTTGAACACACTTTAAGGAAAGGTTCTGCAGAGCAGACTTTGGAcccagcagaaccgcaggtaTGAACAACTGCTGCAAAGCATCATGGGACAGGATGACCTCCTCACACATGGATCGCACCAAGGACCCACGTGACTCCCGTGCCAGCCTCGATGATGACCCCCGAACCTCACCTGtgctaagccccgccccccggAGCGCCCACTCACCGATGGTCGGGATGGTGGTGACGATCTCCCCCAGCTTGAGTTTGTACAGGATGGTGGTCTTCCCGGCCGCGTCCAGACCCACTGAAACGACAGACAAGCGGTCAGGTTCCGAACGGTTTCCGGTCCACTCCACGGGGGCGGAGCAACACGGCTCCTGCTAGCTTAGCTAGCCCCGCTGGCCGGAAGTTCGGTGGATTTCTGCTTAAGGCGGAATTCCGTCCGGCCAGATCGGAGCCGTCAGGGCGGAGTTGACCCGGTCCGATTGGACCCGCTGCCGCGCGCGCGGCGGTCCGGCCGTGCGGCCCCGGAGcccggcggcggcggcgctcaCCCATCAGGATCCGCATCTGCTTCTTCCCGAACAGCCTGGAGAACAGCGACGAGATGGTCAGACCCATTTCAGAGGTTCGGTTCGAGCGGCTGCGGGGGACTGGTGGGGCAGCTCCTCCTCGGTGCCACGTCCAGGCCAACGCGGAATAAATGACGTCACAGCCGCCTCACAACTTTATCGGTGGGTTGAGAGCGGTGCTGCGTTCACGGACCTCGGGAGAGCTGGGAATAAGGATTTTCTGTCAATGAGAAGTTTTTGTTATTCATCTTTCTCCTCGTGATGCGGTGCTGACCTGCTCAGGTACTTTACCTGAGAAGGATCCCGCCGCGTTCACGGTCCAGAAGCTGCAGGAGAATCAGAAAGTCCAGCTCCACTTTTAAACGGAAATCTCGATCTCAGCCGGAAGTGACGAGCGGATTCTTGAGAATAACCACACatttattatgttattttaaatcttttttatttttcgttcttaaagagaaaatatttccaTTCAATCAGAAAGTACTGAAAGTCCTAAAGCGCCTCTGTGCTCCGGTTGTACCTCAGAGGTGTTTTATCCTGAAGGCCCTGAAGGCAGCACCGAACTCCCGCCTCCTCTTCTTCCGGCATTTCCGGGTTGAACCAACATGGCGGCTGAGCGGCTTCGGAGCGTTAGAAACTCCTCAGAACTGGACGGAGAGGCGGTTTCCCGCCGCTGAACTCATCTTCACGAACCGGAACACCGAAGAAAGTTCAGAACCGAAGCGAAggtgagaagaaaaaacactcagaaCCACCAGAATGATCGGGATCCGAACGCGGCTTCTGTACCGGTTCAGAAGACCTGGGCCAGGTTTACACCAGAGTGGGCCGGTCTGACACTGGATCTCATGAAGCTAGAACTAGAACCTGAACTTCAAATGAGGAACGTTGTGTTTGGTTTCAGGTCCAGAAACAGGATTCTGATGGAACCAGAGTCTCCTGGGGCTCGGCTCAGACATGGATAAGTTCGGGATGAGTTTCGGAGGCGGGCCCTCCAGGAAGGAGCTGCTGGACACCATCGAGTCGCAGAAGAAGCAGCTGGTCCAGTACCAGAGCCGCTTCAAGGATGTGGTCCGGGCCTACAAGAGCCTCCTGAAGGAGAAGGAGGCGCTGGAGGCCAGCCTGAAGGTCCTGACCGTCAGCCAGGAGATGGACCTCAACCAGCAGCCCTGCCCTGCCGGCCCGGACTTCCTGGAGGACGGCAGCTCCGTGCACAGCGAGGACAGCGTGGACAAGGCGGCGCCGGCCGACGGCGGGAGCGAGGAGGAGCCGGGGGAGTCCAGACCCGACTCCACGGTGAGTCTGAGCGCGCTCAGTGCAGCCTGACCTCCGGCAGCGGCTCACGCTACACCTGTCTTTACAGCCAGATGCCGACGGCAGCAGCGGAGAGGCGGAGCAGCAgcaggccacgccccctctgGAGCCGGAGCGCCGCCTGTCGCATCTCCGGGGCCAGCTGAGCACGCTGACGGCGGCGCTGGCCACCGTCACGCAGGAGAAGTCCCGCATGGAGGCCAGCTTCCAGGCCGACAAGCGGCAGCTGaagcaggaggtggaggagctgcaggagcgtCTGGCAGCGGCGGCCGCGCGGCAGGAGGCGGAGCTGcacgacctgcagcagcagctggcgGAGTGCCGCGCCCGCGTCATCACGCAGCAGCACGAGCGCGAGCAGGAACAGGGAGACCACGCCCAGCAGCTGCGCGAGCtgcagaagctgctgcagcaggagcgcGCGCTGCGGCAGGACGCCGAGCTGCGCCTGCAGGACGCCAGCTCCGTCCTCATCGCGTCCTCGCAGGCCGTGGACCGAGGGGCGGAGTGCGAGCTCCACCTGAGTCAGGTGACGGAGCAGCGGGACGAGCTGCAGAGGAGGCTGCACAgcgtggaggaggagcagaggaagcCCCACCCCCGcgtggaggagctgcagcaggaggtgcAGGAGCTGAAGGCGCATTTCCACCTGCAGATCCTCGCCGAGACCCGGAAGGTGAGTTCTGCTCGGCCTGTGAGAGCTCAGAACCGGACCAGAACCTCCCGCTCTGTCTGTGTCGCAGGCGTCCGAGGCGGAGGAGCGTGCCGTGGAGCGGGCGGTGGCGTCGGAGCAGCGCGTGGCGGGCCTGGAGCTGCGTGTGGCGGAGCTGTCGGAGCTGCTGGGCTCCTGCGAGACGGCGAGGCAGCGGGACCAGCACGCCGCCCAGAGACTCCGGGACCGGATCCTGCAGCTGGACACCGAGAACAAGACGCTGGCGCTCGCCGCCTCCGGCCGCTCCGGCTCCGACCTGCGGCTGGACGAGGTGCCGCTGGACGTGGAGACGCTCCGGGACAAGCTGCAGACCGTCAAGAAGCTGCTGGTGCTGGCAGCCCAGAAGAACCCGGACCAGAACCTCCAGGACCTGCCGGACCCCAGCGAGAGCCTGGCGGCGGCGGCCTGCCAGCAGGAGCTGCGGCAGCTGAAGGAGGAGTTTGAGCGCTACAAGCAGCGGGCGCAGGTGGTGCTGAAGAACAAGAACGCCAAAGATGGCTGCCAGgcgcaggagctgcaggaggcgCGGGCGCAACTCGCCGAGCTGCGCGAGAAGTACATCAGTCTGCGCATCCAGAACGACGAGGCGGACGCTCGCCACGGCCGGCAGCTGGAGGAGCGGCAGCAGGCGCTGGCGGCGCTGCAGCAGGCTCACCGCCAGGACCTGGAGCGCGCCGAGGCGCTGCACCGCGACCAGCTGCTGtgcctggaggcggagcttcacaAACACCGCAAGCGCGCCATGGCACTGCTGGACGAGAAGGACCAGGAGCTGGAGCAGCTCCGGGCCGCCGCGCTCAGCCACGAGGGCGGGGCCGGCGAGGCGGAGGCCAGCTCTGACTGCGAGGGCGACGCTGTCAGCCAGGCCCTGCGGCAGGCCACGCCCACCGAGTCTACGCTGCTGCTGTACGCCCAGCAGCTGGCGCGCGTGGAGGTGGAGGCGGGGGCTCTGCGGCGGCAGAAGCACCAGCTGGAGGAGGACCTGCACCAGCTGCAGGCCAAGCTCATCGCCAACGCCGAGCGCCACGACGAGGACGCAGCCCGGCTGCGCGCCCAGCTGGATAAGCTGGCCCGCGACCAGAGCCGCGAGGGCGCCAACCTGGAGTACCTGAAGAACGTCACCTACAAGTTCCTGACCCTGCCGGACGGTAGCGGGCGCCAGCAGACGCTGGGCGCCATTCTCACCATCCTGCACTTCAGCCCGCAGGAGCGGAGCGACGTCCTGAAGCGGCAGGGCGGAGCCTGGTGGGGCCCCGCCCTCAAGAAGTGAGATCGCCACTGTGAGCagtgtttgaaataaaatatttttctgtgtcTGCTGCGTCCTCACTTCCTGGTTCTGATGGACCGTCACTAAAGGTCATGAGAGTTCATTTTCAGCcgtggctccgcccactttaATGACCCCTCCCCTCAGTCTAAACAGTGCTGGTCTTAAAGGTTTGTGGTCATCAGAAATGACCAACATTCtgctcagccaatcaggaagcagATCCTGGAGGTGAAGGGAGGGGCAGCGGTTCTGCTCAGGTCCACAGAGGGGGACAGGTTCTGTTACAGGAACCGGGTCCTGAGCGGTCCTTACACACACATATCAGATGGTTCAGACTTTATTGGACCTTCACAGCCTCCCGGTTCTGTAACCAAACAGTTCAGGTGATCTTCATGGGTCCAACAGGACAAAAGTTCTGGTTCCATCAGCCCGTTTCAAGGACATCCTGCAGATCGTCCCGCAGTGACCCGATCAAAGTTCTGATGAAAGTATCCAGGTTCTGGAAGACTCCATCTTGGACCGGCAGCTGCTGTCTGCGGGCTTTAATCTGAAAGAGACAGGAAGTAGAAAAGAATGTGTGAGGCAGGTGTTtctgcagaaccagaactgCTGTGTGCCAACTGGTTCGGTTCTGGTCTTTCAGCAGAACCGGGGCTGCTGTGGTCGGGCCGGTTCGGTTCTGGAGAAGACTCACCAGCTTGTCCCGGAGCTTCAGGATCAGATCCACGATTTCCACCTCGGATTTGTCCCGGGTCCATCCCAGCAGGTCCTGAAGGAGACGGCAGAGTCAGGACAGAGTCTGGACCAATCAGCTGTCGCGGGTGGGCGGGGCTCACCGCGTCACAGATCACCTCCAGGTGAAGGCCCTCCAGCTTCTGCGTCATCTCCTGGTGCCGCTGACGGTACCAGCCGTCAAAGTTTGGAGATCGGAAGAACTTCCTGGGGGAGGAGATCGGGGGGGGCTCAGGGTGTAGATCAGAGGAGGGAGTAGGCGGGACTCGCCCCCCCTTATCAAGGTGGGGTCTCTGACCTCACCTGATGACATCACAGGGACTCACCTGTACAAACCCACCCAGTCCCCTCGGAGCGGTGAGGTCAGCTGCGGGCCAGCATGCTCCAGCGTGGACAGGAAGTCGTCCTGAACAAAGGGGCGGATCTGGGGAGGAGTCTGAACACAAACGCACACCTGAGAACCAGAGCAGAGGGCGGGGCCTGATACCACGCCTCCTCCTCACCTTCCAGGGGGTCACGGATCTCTGCAGGGGCATCAGGCTGGCCATGTACCGCTCCTGCCAGACAGGACACAGGGCTCAAATCCCCGCCAGGTGGGAGGAGTCAGCACACCTGTAGCTGCAAAGGCGGCGCTCACCAGAGGAATGATGAAGCTCTGCGTCAGCTCCAGCAGGTGGCGCCTCAGGATGGCACTCTGCGCCTCTGACGGCCGCCTCCTCTGAATGCCCTGCAGATCCACAGACACCTTCAGATGGAACCACCCCCACTCAGGTGAGCTTACCTCCTCACCTTCAACAGCCTCTTGATGAGGATCTTGTCCTTGTGTAGGAAGGTCTTGTAGGCCGTGTAGATACCTGTGCAAACACATGACCATGCCTCAGGCTGCAGGTCTGAGACGGAGACCAGCTGACTTTGTTCTTACCTGGCTTTGTGTCCAGGGTCTTCAGTTTGGAGGGTTTCTTCACCTTCACCTGCTTTGGTAGGTCACCTGTAGGAGTGGGAACACATTCGGTGACCAGACCAGCACCTTACCTTACCTGAGGTTTCAGTTCGAGTAAAGatcctgaagaaaaacaaactaaacgtGTTTATGAATGAAAATCCGTCGTTCTGCTCTAAAGTCTAGAGATCCTGTTGGCTTCTACTGTGTCTGTTTCTATTCTTAGAACCGCGTCTCGA encodes:
- the gcc1 gene encoding GRIP and coiled-coil domain-containing protein 1; protein product: MDKFGMSFGGGPSRKELLDTIESQKKQLVQYQSRFKDVVRAYKSLLKEKEALEASLKVLTVSQEMDLNQQPCPAGPDFLEDGSSVHSEDSVDKAAPADGGSEEEPGESRPDSTPDADGSSGEAEQQQATPPLEPERRLSHLRGQLSTLTAALATVTQEKSRMEASFQADKRQLKQEVEELQERLAAAAARQEAELHDLQQQLAECRARVITQQHEREQEQGDHAQQLRELQKLLQQERALRQDAELRLQDASSVLIASSQAVDRGAECELHLSQVTEQRDELQRRLHSVEEEQRKPHPRVEELQQEVQELKAHFHLQILAETRKASEAEERAVERAVASEQRVAGLELRVAELSELLGSCETARQRDQHAAQRLRDRILQLDTENKTLALAASGRSGSDLRLDEVPLDVETLRDKLQTVKKLLVLAAQKNPDQNLQDLPDPSESLAAAACQQELRQLKEEFERYKQRAQVVLKNKNAKDGCQAQELQEARAQLAELREKYISLRIQNDEADARHGRQLEERQQALAALQQAHRQDLERAEALHRDQLLCLEAELHKHRKRAMALLDEKDQELEQLRAAALSHEGGAGEAEASSDCEGDAVSQALRQATPTESTLLLYAQQLARVEVEAGALRRQKHQLEEDLHQLQAKLIANAERHDEDAARLRAQLDKLARDQSREGANLEYLKNVTYKFLTLPDGSGRQQTLGAILTILHFSPQERSDVLKRQGGAWWGPALKK